The DNA sequence CGGAGACCAACCCGGCTCCGGCGAAGAGCCACGCAGCACGGTCCACGATCAACGCCGAACGGATGCCGACGGCGAATTCGGCAGCGTCGGCGCCGATCCATCCCACCGGAGCGGCGTACCAGCCGCGTGAGGACCGTTCGGCTTCGCGTATCGCCCGCAAGGCCTCTGGGCGCGGCCAGCCGCCGACGGATGGAGTCGGATGCAGATGCTTCAAGACATCGCCGAGGGTCACGCTCTCGTTCAGTTCCGCGGAGACCGGGGTGCGCAAGTGCTGGAGGGTGGCCAGAACGAGTAACTCCGGCTGGTCGGCAAGAGACAATTGCCGACAGAGCGGACCGAGGGTGTCGTGCACGCCGCTGACGACGAGATCATGTTCCCGGCGATCCTTGGTCGCTGACATTAGCGCGGTCGCCAACTCACGATCGACGTCGGCACTTTCCCCCCGACCCGTCGTGCCTGCGACACACTCGCTGTCCAGTCTTCGCCCCTGGAGTCGCAAGAGGCGCTCGGGCGACGCACCGACGAATGCATGTGAATCCCGCGGCCGGAAGCTGAACTGATAGCAGTCTGGAGTCTTGGTTCGCAGCGCCCGGAGCACAGTCCACGGGTCGATACAGGTCGCTGCGGGAGAGGTATTGTAGCGCCGGCGGCGCGACAGCACGGCCTTGTCCAAGGCGCCGCCTTCAATAAGGGCCAGGAGGCCTGATGCTGCCTCGTGCCAGCGATGACGCTCGCCGTCGGTTGCATCGTCCGTCGCCGCGAGAAGTTCGAGCGGCGGCGGCATGGGAGAGGTTTGTGCCGGTGCCGATTCAGGCCAGTAGCGGTCGTTGAGTCGCTTCAACTCCGTGGGTAGCGCCGCGGGACTGGCGTCAGGAGGAATGGCAATCGAAAGCAGGATATGCGATTCGAGGCCCCGGCGGATATAGAGAGCTTCGGGGAGAACCAACAGGGCATCGGAAAACCCGGTGTCACACCAGAGATCGTCGGGGGGTGTTTGTGGGTCGAACGAGAACCCGCCGAAGAAACGCATCTGCCGGTGCAGCGGAGCCGCTTCGGCGACCAGCCGATGGCGCAGAAAGGCGACGGCCTCATCGGCGACATTGGCTATGGCATCAGGGCCCTGCCCCTCGATGCGGCAGGCGCTCCCCGCGGCCCCATATTCCCAACCGTCGCGATCGCGCCAGTATATTGTGGGCGCGGATGATCGGCCCGCCAGCCAAGTCAA is a window from the Candidatus Zixiibacteriota bacterium genome containing:
- a CDS encoding isochorismate synthase, which translates into the protein MTWLAGRSSAPTIYWRDRDGWEYGAAGSACRIEGQGPDAIANVADEAVAFLRHRLVAEAAPLHRQMRFFGGFSFDPQTPPDDLWCDTGFSDALLVLPEALYIRRGLESHILLSIAIPPDASPAALPTELKRLNDRYWPESAPAQTSPMPPPLELLAATDDATDGERHRWHEAASGLLALIEGGALDKAVLSRRRRYNTSPAATCIDPWTVLRALRTKTPDCYQFSFRPRDSHAFVGASPERLLRLQGRRLDSECVAGTTGRGESADVDRELATALMSATKDRREHDLVVSGVHDTLGPLCRQLSLADQPELLVLATLQHLRTPVSAELNESVTLGDVLKHLHPTPSVGGWPRPEALRAIREAERSSRGWYAAPVGWIGADAAEFAVGIRSALIVDRAAWLFAGAGLVSGSDPEREWRETDSKLLAFLTALRS